In Phlebotomus papatasi isolate M1 chromosome 1, Ppap_2.1, whole genome shotgun sequence, the following proteins share a genomic window:
- the LOC129798579 gene encoding katanin p60 ATPase-containing subunit A-like 2, with protein MSLEEERRASSERRRNILHLIVQFLEDLGLCDSRESLVAEAKIPNDVQVCDNVDLETMYLEFVSYYHIKFGRAPKIVKRVTRQEARKSAHRTSRPLNSAPKNSGKLGMGGSQTSDTWNSLSVVQICASSHASIGDGEKFGRPMLSSFENSSPEWREIAQLVCKDLVSDGVKVSWSEVIGAKNAKEVLKESVILPLEYPNLFREGSMEPWKCVLLHGPPGTGKTLLARALCAETRGKVSFFNISSSTIISKWRGESEKYLKVLFDVARFYSPSVIFFDEIEGLTSRRDSATEHEASRRMKSEFLGLLDGFTPSNGIFVLCNTNLPWEIDPAFLRRFEQKILVDLPSAEDRIEMVKNLLPGSSKWTNGAFERISKITEGFTGDDLRIACKDSLMRQVRKFIGAQKDASRAPNQPANVSLADFEASLDRVTPTASSIVEKHRQWQEKNHNHN; from the exons ATGTCCCTAGAG GAGGAAAGACGTGCATCAAGTGAACGGCGCCGCAATATCCTGCACCTCATTGTTCAGTTCCTTGAAGATTTAGGACTCTGTGATAGTCGCGAGAGTCTCGTAGCTGAAGCCAAGATTCCCAATGATGTCCAGGTGTGTGACAATGTGGATTTGGAGACAATGTATCTGGAGTTTGTCAGTTATTATCACATCAAATTTGGACGTGCCCCAAAAATTGTGAAACGAGTCACGCGACAAGAGGCTCGAAAATCTGCTCATCGTACTTCTCGTCCCCTCAACTCAGCTCccaaaaattcaggaaaattggGGATGGGGGGAAGTCAAACTAGTGACACGTGGAACAGTCTGTCGGTCGTGCAAATATGTGCGAGTTCACATGCTTCCATTGGGGATGGGGAAAAGTTCGGTCGTCCAATGCTCTCATCTTTTGAGAATTCATCTCCAGAATGGCGGGAAATTGCTCAACTAGTTTGCAA GGATCTTGTATCGGATGGAGTGAAAGTTTCCTGGAGTGAAGTTATTGGTGCGAAAAATGCCAAAGAAGTATTGAAAGAGAGTGTTATTTTACCTCTTGAGTATCCCAATCTCTTCCGTGAAGGCTCCATGGAGCCCTGGAAGTGTGTACTGCTTCATGGTCCTCCAGGCACAGGAAAAACTCTCTTGGCCAGAGCTCTGTGTGCAGAAACACGTGGgaaagtttcttttttcaatatttcttccaGTACAATTATTTCGAAATGGCGTGGGGAATCTGAGAAGTATCTCAAGGTTCTGTTCGATGTAGCAAGGTTTTACTCACCTTCAGTTATTTTCTTTGATGAAATTGAGGGACTGACTTCCCGTAGGGATTCAGCTACGGAACATGAAGCTTCCAGACGAATGAAAAGTGAATTTCTGGGATTATTGGACGGATTTACTCCatcaaatggaatttttgtgCTCTGCAATACGAATCTTCCTTG GGAGATCGATCCTGCTTTCTTGAGGCGTTTCGAACAAAAAATCCTCGTTGATCTTCCAAGTGCCGAAGATCGGATAGAAATGGTGAAGAATCTCTTGCCGGGCAGCTCAAAATGGACTAATGGGGCTTTCGAGAGAATATCCAAGATCACAGAAGGTTTCACGGGAGACGACTTGAGAATTGCATGCAAGGATTCGCTGATGAGACAAGTCAGAAAATTTATTGGGGCGCAAAAGGATGCAAGCAGAGCTCCAAATCAACCAGCCAATGTATCCCTGGCAGATTTTGAGGCTTCTCTGGACAGAGTAACTCCCACTGCCAGCAGTATAGTGGAAAAACATCGTCAATGGCAAGAAAAGAATCACAAtcacaactaa
- the LOC129798617 gene encoding survival motor neuron protein, whose product MPKELKNGTVNGGSGEESDNSDAWDDELLIKAYDESVRLAKEDVARKVASATNTSPPKVDDSAGKRSLQWQPVKYKVGDFVRAIYRDDGIEYEAVVVSTSGGPGKYLVKFVGYENEQYVATSELKDSLGGEARMEQIEASLASPTANDDESVASETPEAHSSTSTKKTEPPEPIPGPLYSLLNAGSFVPPMSFQPPPLPPFANDNSEEGKHLAAMLMAWYTSGYYTGLYDAHRNAQKRKNEVKPSKSS is encoded by the exons ATGCCCAAAGAATTGAAAAATGGG ACTGTCAATGGAGGAAGTGGCGAAGAATCAGACAATTCTGATGCTTGGGATGATGAACTACTGATCAAAGCTTATGATGAATCTGTACGCCTGGCAAAGGAAGATGTGGCTAGGAAAGTTGCTTCAGCCACTAATACAAGTCCCCCGAAGGTTGATGACTCAGCCGGGAAGCGCTCCCTTCAGTGGCAGCCGGTTAAATACAAAGTAGGAGATTTTGTCCGGGCAATTTACAGAGATGATGGAATTGAGTATGAAGCAGTAGTCGTGTCCACAAGTGGAGGACCTGGAAAGTATTTGGTGAAATTTGTTGGATATGAGAATGAGCAGTACGTAGCGACGTCAGAGCTTAAGGATTCCCTGGGAGGAGAAGCCAGAATGGAGCAGATTGAAGCATCTCTGGCATCCCCCACTGCAAATGATGATGAATCTGTGGCTTCTGAAACTCCTGAAGCTCATTCTTCCACCTCCACAAAGAAAACTGAGCCACCAGAACCAATACCAGGGCCACTATATTCGCTTCTTAACGCAGGATCTTTCGTGCCGCCGATGTCATTTCAACCTCCTCCACTTCCTCCCTTCGCCAATGATAATTCCGAAGAAGGGAAACATTTGGCTGCGATGCTCATGGCTTGGTACACCAGTGGCTACTACACAGGACTCTATGATGCACACAGGAATGCTCAGAAACGCAAAAATGAGGTCAAACCCAGTAAATCATCCTAA